From a single Nakaseomyces glabratus chromosome F, complete sequence genomic region:
- the GAS5 gene encoding 1,3-beta-glucanosyltransferase (CAGL0F01287g~Putative transglycosidase with a predicted role in the elongation of 1,3-beta-glucan) — MVSVKQLFAVALASTVFAADSKNGSTPVIEIKGNAFFDSSSNERFYIRGVDYQPGGSSNLTDPLADKEICSRDIPVFKDLGINTIRVYTVDNSQDHSECMQMLQDAGIYLILDVNTPDSSISRHNPSCSYNADYLQNIFATVDEFAKYDNVLGFFAGNEVINMVNNTATATYVKAVVRDMKKYLKARNYRQIPVGYSAADIASNRQLTAEYFNCGDDADARIDMFGVNDYSWCGDSSFVVSGYKTKVDLYKGYSVPIFLSEFGCNQVPGARPFTEIKSIYSTQMSSVFSGGLVYEYSNETNNYGLVQIDSPTNVTKLQDFANLKSEYASVSNPQGDGGYSESNQHSTCPPYQEGIWEANNTLPEMPSAASVYFESGAGQPFGTGIRTQDSCGKDDDDIENQSDDDNSNANSTDTSSSSSMANSSSSSTQSSSSATTLSTSASSTSASSSSSKAKKAKNGAAALEIPAVFRALFEVANFVL, encoded by the coding sequence ATGGTTTCTGTAAAACAATTATTTGCAGTTGCTCTTGCATCCACTGTTTTTGCTGCTGACAGCAAAAACGGTTCTACTCCAGTGATAGAGATCAAAGGTAATGCTTTCTTTGACTCTTCAAGCAATGAAAGATTCTACATCCGTGGTGTTGACTACCAACCGGGTGGATCTTCCAATTTGACGGATCCTTTGGCTGACAAAGAGATTTGCTCCAGAGATATCCCAGTGTTCAAGGATCTGGGTATCAACACTATTAGAGTTTACACTGTGGACAACTCCCAGGACCACTCTGAGTGTATGCAGATGTTGCAAGATGCCGGGATTTACTTGATCCTGGACGTCAACACCCCAGACAGTTCCATCTCCCGTCACAACCCCAGCTGCTCCTACAACGCCGACTACTTGCAAAACATCTTCGCCACTGTCGATGAATTTGCCAAGTACGACAATGTGCTGGGCTTCTTCGCCGGTAACGAGGTCATCAACATGGTCAACAACACTGCGACTGCTACTTACGTCAAGGCTGTTGTCAGAGACATGAAGAAGTACCTAAAGGCCCGTAACTACAGACAAATCCCAGTTGGTTACTCTGCCGCTGACATCGCCTCTAACAGACAGTTGACCGCCGAGTACTTCAACTGTGGTGACGACGCTGATGCTAGAATCGATATGTTCGGTGTCAACGACTACTCCTGGTGTGGTGACTCTTCCTTCGTTGTCTCTGGTTACAAGACCAAGGTCGACTTGTACAAAGGCTACTCCGTCCCAATCTTCTTGAGTGAATTCGGTTGTAACCAAGTCCCAGGCGCAAGACCATTCACCGAAATCAAGTCCATCTACTCCACTCAAATGTCATCTGTCTTCTCCGGTGGTTTGGTCTACGAGTACTCTAACGAAACCAACAACTACGGTCTAGTTCAAATCGATAGCCCAACTAACGTCACTAAACTACAGGACTTTGCGAACTTGAAGTCTGAGTACGCTAGTGTCTCAAACCCACAGGGTGACGGTGGCTACTCCGAGTCTAACCAACACTCTACCTGTCCACCATACCAAGAAGGTATCTGGGAAGCCAACAACACTTTGCCAGAAATGCCAAGCGCTGCCTCTGTCTACTTCGAATCTGGTGCTGGTCAACCATTCGGTACAGGTATCAGAACACAGGACAGCTGTGGTaaggatgatgatgacattGAAAACCAAAGCGATGACGATAACTCTAACGCTAACTCCACCGacacttcttcttcttcctctatGGCTAACTCATCTTCCTCCTCCACACAATCCTCCTCTTCCGCCACTACTTTGAGCACCAGCGCTTCCTCCACTTCtgcttcctcttcttcctcaAAGGCCAAGAAGGCCAAGAATGGTGCAGCTGCTTTGGAAATCCCAGCTGTCTTCCGTGCTCTATTCGAAGTTGCCAACTTCGTTCTATGA
- the RTS1 gene encoding protein phosphatase 2A regulatory subunit RTS1 (CAGL0F01397g~Ortholog(s) have protein phosphatase regulator activity), with protein sequence MMRGFKQRLIKKTTGSSSSKKKDKEKEKEKESKHATPTRKSSSSSIKSGSEKSNKATGNSGVSSSHGSKSHTSSGLTSRSPTVSATTSSSSISSKTGNSQGADDTQTETPNQHQKVSHETPSITISDDNTAKSTPKAHPTLLGAATAISPSSPQSPGSASFGHGVSSGINDDNNSPSYGGSSPGIDIPRSSHSFEKLPTPTKLNPDSDVDLIRTPQRHYSSRFEPSRYTQLTKLPNFDEVSPEERIPLFLAKVDQCNTLFDFNDPSFDIQGKEIKRITLQELIEFIVTNRFTYTHEMYAHIVNMFSINLFRPIPPPVNPIGDIYDPDEDEPVNELAWPHMQLVYEFFLRFVESPDFNHQIAKQYIDQEFILKLLELFDSEDIRERDCLKTTLHRIYGKFLSLRSFIRRSINNIFLQFVYETERFNGIAELLEILGSIINGFALPLKEEHKIFLVRILIPLHKVRCLSLYHPQLAYCIVQFLEKEPLLTEEVVMGLLRYWPKINSTKEIMFLNEIEDIFEVIEPLEFIKIEVPLFVQLAKCISSPHFQVAEKVLSYWNNEYFLNLCIENAEVILPIIFPALYELTSQLELDGTNGEESISDPYMLVEQAINSGSWNRAIHAMAFKALKIFLETNPILYENCNSLYLSSVKETQQRKVEREENWSKLEEYVKNLKISESASGQNLDSASNEGSTEQMTIDVEQKDTHMSSLQSDDDYHETNAVLANDAAEK encoded by the coding sequence atgatgcGAGGTTTCAAGCAGCGGTTGATCAAGAAGACGACTGGATCTTCTAgttcaaagaagaaggacaaagagaaggagaaggagaaggaGTCGAAGCATGCTACTCCTACTAGGAAGTCCTCGTCTTCTAGTATTAAGTCAGGCAGTGAGAAGAGTAACAAAGCTACGGGGAATTCTGGTGTCTCCAGCAGCCACGGGTCAAAAAGTCACACTAGTTCAGGTCTTACATCCAGATCTCCTACCGTTTCAGCGACTACGTCCAGCTCTTCAATCTCTAGCAAGACTGGGAACAGTCAGGGTGCCGATGACACGCAGACGGAGACTCCTAATCAACATCAGAAGGTATCCCACGAGACTCCAAGCATAACCATTTCTGATGACAATACGGCCAAATCTACACCAAAGGCACATCCAACTTTACTTGGAGCTGCCACGGCGATCAGCCCATCGTCCCCACAATCACCAGGGTCAGCCAGTTTTGGTCACGGAGTATCCTCTGGAATTAACGATGACAATAACTCACCTTCTTATGGCGGATCTTCACCAGGAATTGATATCCCAAGGAGCTCGCACTCATTTGAAAAGCTACCAACACCTACTAAACTCAATCCCGACTCTGATGTGGACTTGATAAGAACTCCTCAACGTCACTATTCATCAAGATTTGAACCATCCAGATACACACAATTGACCAAGTTACCTAACTTCGATGAAGTCTCCCCTGAAGAGAGAATACCTTTATTCTTAGCAAAAGTGGATCAATGTAATACCTTGTTTGATTTCAATGATCCAAGTTTTGATATTCAAGGTAAGGAAATAAAGAGAATAACCCTGCAAGAGTTGATAGAATTTATTGTCACCAATAGATTCACCTACACACACGAAATGTATGCTCACATTGTCAACATGTTCAGCATTAATTTATTTAGGCCAATACCACCACCTGTAAACCCAATCGGTGATATATACGACCCAGACGAGGATGAACCAGTCAATGAACTGGCATGGCCTCATATGCAGTTGGTGTATGAATTTTTCTTGAGATTTGTCGAAAGTCCAGATTTCAACCACCAAATAGCGAAGCAGTATATCGATCAAGAATTTATCCTAAAATTGCTAGAACTATTTGACAGTGAAGATATTAGAGAAAGAGATTGTCTAAAGACTACTCTTCATAGAATATATGGTAAATTCTTAAGTTTAAGAAGTTTTATCCGCCGGTCgatcaataatatatttttgcaattcGTCTATGAGACTGAACGTTTCAATGGTATTGCTGAACTCCTAGAAATATTGGGATCCATCATTAATGGGTTTGCACTACCATTAAAGGAAGAGCATAAGATCTTTTTAGTAAGGATACTCATCCCATTACATAAAGTACGCTGCCTCTCGTTGTATCATCCTCAACTTGCATACTGTATTGTTCAATTTCTAGAGAAAGAACCACTTTTAACAGAAGAAGTGGTAATGGGCTTACTGCGTTACTGGCCTAAGATAAATTCTACTAAGGAGATTATGTTTTTGAATGAGATAGAGGATATATTCGAAGTCATAGAGCCGTTAGAGTTTATCAAGATCGAGGTACCTTTGTTTGTTCAACTGGCAAAATGTATCTCGTCACCACACTTTCAAGTAGCTGAAAAAGTACTCAGTTACTGGAATAAcgaatattttttgaatcTGTGTATAGAAAACGCTGAGGTGATACTGCCAATTATCTTCCCTGCCCTATATGAACTAACCTCCCAATTGGAATTAGATGGTACAAACGGTGAGGAAAGTATATCAGACCCATATATGCTTGTTGAACAAGCAATTAATTCTGGTTCATGGAACAGGGCCATCCATGCAATGGCTTTCAAGGCactgaaaatatttttggaaaCAAATCCTATTTTATATGAGAACTGTAACTCCCTGTATCTATCAAGTGTGAAAGAAActcaacaaagaaaagtagaaagagaagaaaactGGAGCAAGCTGGAAGAATATGtcaaaaacttgaagataAGCGAATCAGCTAGTGGACAGAATCTTGATTCGGCTAGCAACGAGGGCTCCACTGAACAAATGACTATCGATGTTGAACAGAAAGATACACACATGTCTAGTTTGCAGAGTGATGATGACTATCACGAAACAAATGCTGTTCTAGCAAATGATGCTGCTGAAAAATAA
- the PET127 gene encoding Pet127p (CAGL0F01331g~Ortholog(s) have role in mitochondrial RNA 5'-end processing and mitochondrial envelope localization) — translation MMGYHGLRNSLPNGRALILKGYQFSNFQIKIELISKIRVRNYSPSKYVRRSNNKRTTTVSEISAKDSSQQGILPSQTQSINTWNKKHDQRIDFRLNISDINHETVRTDEFKDSKLPFKRPPSLGHGLKSVLHQPVSLHSLRDSRTGIYNYSKILNDIKPEHLERQIENESEPLFITPHKDTRLLVLAKECGKKYASSTSSMTSILSQLHFLLSSNRKLNITNSSISSNFPQKGTDYSQSAHYPASVILRKVSVPNKGDIISIDSDKSLDREIILSILGHSLENFLTDNKTNKFTDSYIYSMVDKFLLRSQLDAHDDSLPNYGTFDLKTRAASAIRHDLAFIEKGKNKTNYQMNKVWGEFESLEREYYDLIRTTLLKYSLQARIGKMDGIFVAYHNISNIFGFQYLPQEELDCIIHSYLDKDFEKLVKLRKSKFMSIYGVEEYLLNYERNEQAIASAVASAEFKFSMTLLRKLLGIIEHELERTIGPDWACCKLFFKTEFESKRGSTWKKPSLTVIAIPLDKSYEDKPLHIKGLSDFEIKRKLLDIENEMSKTLAKSDGKLIGLKCQVVHDYKLNPESVVIPDFAKDNSQVLPRNLRKFVKDELRADRYSSYCKTGLETPNFFHEMDVKTWKVHAITEPITSQAEISDVYKKFTREKLDALESQSIVKLTRDHNDKKEIYDRIEKAWAQSVNGKISKKPRKATDTGEYASDFQHILRSYGNRTT, via the coding sequence ATGATGGGATATCATGGTCTAAGGAACTCATTGCCAAATGGAAGAGCACTAATATTGAAGGGATAccaattttcaaatttccAAATTAAAATAGAGCTGATAAGCAAAATCAGAGTGCGAAATTATAGCCCAAGCAAATATGTCCGACGGTCTAATAACAAAAGGACAACTACTGTATCCGAAATATCAGCTAAAGATTCAAGCCAACAAGGTATATTACCATCTCAAACACAATCTATAAACACATGGAATAAAAAACATGATCAACGCATTGATTTTAGACTAAATATATCCGATATAAACCATGAGACTGTGAGAACGGATGAGTTTAAGGATAGCAAGCTCCCATTTAAGAGGCCTCCTTCACTTGGACACGGGTTAAAATCGGTTCTGCATCAACCAGTAAGTTTACATTCTCTACGTGATTCTCGAACAGGTATATATAACTACTCCAAGATATTGAACGATATCAAACCTGAACACTTAGAAAGGCAAATAGAGAATGAAAGTGAGCCATTATTCATTACGCCGCATAAAGATACTCGGTTGTTGGTATTGGCAAAGGAATGTGGGAAAAAATACGCTTCATCTACTAGTTCTATGACCTCTATATTGTCGCAATTACATTTTCTATTATCCAGCAACAGGAAGTTAAATATAACAAACTCATCAATTTCAAGCAATTTTCCACAGAAAGGTACTGATTACAGCCAGAGTGCACATTACCCTGCTTCAGTAATATTGAGGAAAGTATCTGTACCTAATAAAGGAGatataatttcaattgaCTCTGATAAGAGCTTGGATAGAGAAATAATACTTTCGATTTTGGGTCATAGTCTAGAAAACTTTCTTACCGataacaaaacaaataaatttaCAGACAGTTATATTTATTCTATGGTTGACAAATTTTTGTTAAGATCACAGTTAGATGCCCACGACGATTCTCTACCTAATTATGGTACCTTTGACTTGAAAACAAGGGCTGCAAGCGCTATCCGTCATGACTTAGCATTCATAGAGAAAGGTaagaacaaaacaaattacCAGATGAATAAAGTTTGGGGAGAGTTCGAATCATTAGAAAGAGAGTACTATGACTTAATTCGCACTACTTTATTGAAGTACTCACTTCAAGCGAGAATCGGTAAAATGGACGGAATATTCGTAGCTTACCATAACAtttctaatatatttgGGTTCCAGTATTTACCACAAGAAGAACTGGATTGTATTATACACTCTTATCTTGATAAGGACTTCGAAAAGCTGGTAAAACtaagaaaatcaaaattcatGTCCATATATGGAGTTGAAGAATATTTGCTGAACtatgaaagaaatgaaCAAGCTATCGCTTCCGCAGTAGCATCCGCAGAATTCAAGTTTTCGATGACTCTGCTAAGAAAGCTTCTAGGAATCATAGAACATGAACTTGAACGTACTATAGGTCCAGATTGGGCGTGCTGCaaattgtttttcaaaacGGAATTTGAAAGCAAAAGAGGCTCGACCTGGAAGAAGCCCTCACTGACCGTTATCGCCATACCGCTAGATAAATCGTATGAGGACAAACCACTACATATAAAAGGATTGTCAGATTTTGAGATCAAAAGGAAACTGCTTGACATTGAAAATGAGATGTCAAAAACGCTTGCGAAAAGCGATGGCAAACTTATTGGACTCAAGTGTCAAGTTGTTCACGATTACAAATTAAATCCAGAATCGGTTGTAATACCTGATTTTGCAAAGGACAATAGCCAGGTTTTACCTAGGAATTTGAGGAAATTTGTCAAAGACGAATTGAGAGCTGATAGATACTCATCATATTGCAAGACTGGATTGGAGACACCCAATTTCTTTCATGAGATGGATGTTAAAACATGGAAAGTTCATGCGATCACTGAACCTATTACCAGCCAAGCTGAGATAAGTGATGTATACAAGAAGTTCACACGAGAGAAACTAGATGCACTGGAATCCCAGAGCATTGTAAAATTAACGCGTGATCACAACGATAAAAAGGAAATATATGACAGGATAGAGAAGGCGTGGGCTCAAAGTGTGAATGGTAAAATATCCAAGAAGCCTAGAAAGGCCACTGACACTGGTGAGTATGCCAGCGACTTCCAACATATACTGCGATCCTACGGTAATAGGACAACCTAG
- the YAP7 gene encoding bZIP transcription factor (CAGL0F01265g~bZIP domain-containing protein involved in regulation of nitric oxide detoxification), whose protein sequence is MSDRNWYYQTPYDDSARMYQVVQAPYYVYPRVIYDSQGSPSGASPNGANVPGTSVSSVSGAVPNVSGALSGVSNANGASSGVRTQSTGDYLYSYSNVPNYINSRPMLLSKDQRGSTGSIASLPHAVGSASEGTMHSVTSTGTSMSGPTTNVSMNGNAATSTMSDDMGSKKVSKLKFKSSVMKDGDVEKNEYTLDMSDTAARRRRQNREAQRAYRERKATRINELEKTVSLLQDTIKEYELQMNTIHMRLQTLQEKNDILEKINQELITNKGSQSIPQEQLQQLQQQMQAQSTQGNPPPSTHIQHVGYQHVVQADQPNRNLMESINEFKPMTAVTLKREDQVNKITEDNESQKRSADKAFLQLNPKFQKQLSTPVSPDVNSLLLANNETVNVEENEIDMNYMAKKAKTVKEGKCSGSSDCCSKKRQEAGVDPKNSNWKPGSCGTCSSDPYSKAFCQSMFAERRKLNQGREPNLTPDEVQKLRSDMMNAASETPTDQNIYAGTPAEDNVKANVERQSANASNVNDNAAGRGNAVTPISPPSVADTASATTKERKQSIEKLEVTSERDVSNWENRSNSDGSATSAQDQPTRSTFDRIKKHMEYKRNFPTNSGNSPSNLDNILAKPV, encoded by the coding sequence ATGAGTGATCGCAACTGGTATTACCAGACCCCATATGACGATTCTGCGAGGATGTATCAGGTAGTACAGGCCCCATATTACGTTTACCCACGAGTGATTTACGACTCCCAGGGGTCTCCATCAGGTGCTAGTCCCAACGGTGCAAATGTGCCTGGCACATCTGTCTCCAGTGTCTCTGGTGCTGTGCCTAACGTCTCTGGTGCGTTATCCGGTGTATCAAATGCTAATGGTGCTTCCAGTGGTGTGCGTACGCAGAGCACGGGCGACTACTTGTACTCGTACTCTAATGTGCCAAATTACATAAACTCGAGGCCGATGCTTCTCTCCAAGGACCAGCGTGGCTCCACAGGGTCGATAGCGTCTTTGCCTCACGCTGTGGGGAGTGCTTCCGAAGGTACGATGCACTCGGTCACAAGCACAGGGACGTCGATGTCGGGACCCACTACAAATGTTTCAATGAATGGTAATGCTGCGACAAGCACCATGTCTGATGACATGGGATCCAAAAAGGTCTCTAAGCTGAAGTTCAAGTCCTCGGTTATGAAAGACGGAGACGTTGAGAAGAACGAGTATACACTGGATATGAGCGATACCGCCGCCAGAAGGAGAAGACAAAACAGAGAGGCTCAAAGAGCATACAGAGAGAGGAAGGCTACGAGAATTAACGAACTCGAAAAGACTGTTTCACTACTACAGGACACCATAAAGGAATATGAACTGCAGATGAACACAATCCATATGCGACTGCAAACTTTACAGGAAAAGAATGACATTTTAGAAAAGATCAACCAAGAGTTGATTACCAACAAAGGCTCTCAATCGATACCCCAAGAACAGCTGcaacaactacaacaacAGATGCAAGCACAGTCTACTCAAGGTAACCCTCCTCCAAGCACACATATTCAACATGTGGGTTATCAGCATGTAGTGCAAGCTGATCAACCAAACAGAAATTTGATGGAATCGATAAACGAGTTCAAGCCAATGACTGCTGTTACATTAAAGAGAGAGGACCAGGTCAATAAAATTACCGAGGATAATGAGTCACAAAAGAGATCGGCAGATAAAGCCTTTTTACAGCTCAATCCGAAGTTCCAGAAACAGTTGAGTACACCTGTTTCGCCAGATGTCAACTCTTTACTGCTGGCAAATAACGAAACTGTTAATGTTGAAGAGAATGAGATTGATATGAATTACATGGCAAAGAAGGCAAAAACTGTTAAGGAAGGTAAATGTTCTGGTTCTTCTGACTGTTGCAGTAAGAAGAGACAGGAAGCTGGTGTTGATCCTAAAAATAGTAACTGGAAGCCTGGTAGCTGTGGTACATGTTCTTCTGACCCATACAGTAAAGCTTTCTGTCAATCAATGTTTGCTGAACGTCGGAAACTTAACCAAGGCCGTGAACCTAACCTTACCCCCGATGAGGTGCAGAAATTGAGGAGCGATATGATGAATGCTGCTAGTGAAACCCCTACTGATCAAAACATTTATGCCGGGACTCCAGCTGAGGACAATGTTAAGGCAAATGTTGAAAGACAGTCAGCTAATGCATCCAACGTTAATGACAATGCAGCAGGACGAGGCAACGCAGTCACACCTATCAGTCCACCTAGTGTTGCTGACACAGCATCAGCAACCACTAAGGAGCGTAAACAAAGTATAGAGAAACTGGAAGTAACATCAGAGAGAGATGTTTCCAATTGGGAAAATCGTTCAAATAGTGATGGTAGTGCCACATCTGCACAGGATCAACCTACCCGTTCTACATTCGATAGAATCAAGAAGCATATGGAATACAAGAGAAATTTCCCAACTAACTCAGGAAACTCACCCAGCAACCTGGATAATATACTGGCAAAGCCTGTATAA